Proteins from one Corynebacterium testudinoris genomic window:
- a CDS encoding NRAMP family divalent metal transporter, whose protein sequence is MSLTPTAGKRAARSATIGAMFLMATSAIGPGFITQTSVFTVRMGAAFAFAILASILVDIAIQLNVWRVLGVSGLRANELGNSILPGLGWFIGGLVFIGGLVFNIGNIGGSALGMNAMLGLDAKIGGAISAAIAIFIFLSKKAGLALDRIVIGLGAIMILLMLYVAVVSSPPVGEALRNTVLPEQVDFLVITTLIGGTVGGYITFAGAHRLIDSGTTGPENIKAITQVSVLGIIVTGIMRTLLFLAILGVVAGGVALSGNNIAADAFQAAAGEIGLRVFGVVLWAAGLTSVIGASYTSITFVTSQKTAPRVRSWLTVAFIAVCAVAYLVLNQAPQTLLIFAGAFNGLILPFGFGAVLWAAWMRRDLLNGYKYPAWLLIIGVVAWLLTLFLGWNSLSGISALWA, encoded by the coding sequence ATGTCACTCACACCCACTGCAGGCAAGAGAGCTGCCCGCAGCGCCACCATTGGCGCGATGTTCCTCATGGCCACCAGCGCCATCGGCCCCGGTTTTATCACCCAGACCAGCGTCTTCACCGTCAGGATGGGCGCCGCCTTTGCCTTCGCCATCCTCGCGTCGATCCTCGTTGACATCGCCATCCAGCTCAATGTGTGGCGCGTCCTCGGCGTCTCCGGCCTCCGCGCCAACGAGCTCGGCAACTCCATCCTCCCGGGCCTGGGTTGGTTCATTGGCGGACTCGTGTTCATCGGCGGCCTTGTCTTCAACATTGGCAACATCGGTGGCTCCGCCCTAGGTATGAATGCCATGCTCGGCCTCGACGCCAAGATCGGCGGCGCCATCTCCGCCGCCATCGCCATCTTCATCTTCCTGTCCAAGAAGGCCGGCCTCGCGCTCGACCGCATTGTCATCGGCCTCGGCGCCATCATGATCTTGCTCATGCTCTATGTCGCCGTCGTCTCTTCCCCGCCCGTCGGAGAAGCACTGCGTAACACTGTGCTTCCGGAGCAGGTGGACTTCCTCGTCATCACCACCCTCATCGGCGGCACCGTCGGTGGTTACATCACCTTCGCTGGAGCCCACCGCCTCATCGATTCCGGCACCACCGGCCCAGAGAACATCAAGGCAATCACCCAGGTATCTGTCCTGGGCATCATCGTCACCGGCATCATGCGTACCCTGCTCTTCCTGGCGATCCTCGGCGTCGTCGCCGGGGGAGTGGCCCTGTCGGGGAACAACATCGCGGCCGATGCCTTCCAGGCCGCCGCCGGTGAAATCGGCCTCCGCGTCTTCGGCGTCGTCCTCTGGGCTGCCGGCCTGACCTCAGTCATCGGCGCGTCCTACACCTCGATCACCTTCGTCACCTCGCAGAAGACTGCACCCCGCGTGCGCTCTTGGCTTACCGTTGCCTTCATCGCGGTGTGCGCCGTCGCCTACTTGGTCCTCAATCAGGCTCCCCAGACCCTGCTCATTTTCGCTGGTGCTTTCAACGGGCTGATCCTGCCCTTCGGGTTCGGTGCCGTCCTGTGGGCTGCGTGGATGCGCCGCGATCTCCTCAACGGCTACAAGTACCCGGCGTGGCTCCTCATCATCGGTGTCGTCGCATGGCTCCTTACCCTGTTCTTGGGTTGGAATTCCCTCAGCGGAATCAGCGCCCTCTGGGCGTAG
- a CDS encoding 5-oxoprolinase subunit B/C family protein has product MSAVVHRVGTRAVLVELPELIDVMAWHASLSAQPLPGQTEVIAAATTVLVKTSSPRSAHQAAKALRDYTPTVSAEQDGKTVSIDVVYDGEDLAEVAAMLSISPDELIARHTSQTWLAAFGGFAPGFTYCVPTSGEWEIARRDSPRTQVPAGAVGLAGNFSAVYPRTSPGGWQLIGHTDAPMWDASADSPALLSPGDTVTYRAVRERVSVTPTPQHGEAPSPAQPALTVLSSGMQTLFQDLGRPGHGDIGVNSSGAVDRGSAWTANSLLGNDRHATLLENIGGLRLEALVDTVLAVTGAHAEVTITDAKDVSSSRPLAAPLHLTAGSTLTVSPPDEGMRSYLAVRGGFVAPQTLGSSSTDILSGLGPAPVSEGETLSVGEAARSAAVGKQCPNPLLTGDIRCVRGPRADWFSREEQRRFTTMEWSVTSQSNRVGVRLDAPEPLTRTRDGELASEGMISGSIQVPPSGLPVIFLADHPVTGGYPVIGTVVAEDLDIVAQLSPGATVRFVFVDPDTFAEDPS; this is encoded by the coding sequence GTGAGCGCGGTCGTGCACCGCGTGGGCACCCGCGCCGTCCTCGTCGAGCTACCAGAGCTTATCGACGTCATGGCCTGGCACGCCTCCCTCAGCGCGCAGCCGTTGCCCGGGCAAACGGAAGTCATCGCAGCCGCCACCACCGTCCTCGTCAAAACCTCCTCCCCCCGCTCCGCCCACCAGGCCGCTAAGGCCCTGCGGGACTACACCCCCACGGTCAGCGCGGAACAGGATGGAAAGACTGTGAGCATCGATGTGGTCTACGACGGCGAGGACCTCGCCGAGGTGGCCGCCATGCTGTCCATCTCCCCCGACGAGCTCATCGCCCGCCATACCTCTCAGACGTGGCTCGCCGCTTTCGGTGGTTTCGCCCCCGGCTTCACCTACTGCGTCCCCACCTCCGGGGAGTGGGAGATCGCCCGGCGCGACTCGCCCCGCACGCAGGTCCCCGCTGGGGCCGTTGGCCTGGCGGGCAATTTCTCCGCCGTCTACCCGCGCACCTCCCCCGGGGGGTGGCAGCTCATCGGGCACACCGATGCCCCCATGTGGGATGCCTCCGCCGATTCGCCTGCGTTGCTTTCGCCGGGCGATACCGTCACGTACCGGGCGGTGCGGGAACGAGTATCCGTGACCCCCACTCCCCAGCACGGGGAGGCGCCGTCCCCCGCCCAGCCCGCGCTCACCGTCCTCTCCTCTGGGATGCAGACCCTCTTCCAAGATCTCGGGCGGCCTGGCCACGGCGACATTGGCGTCAATTCCTCCGGTGCGGTTGATCGCGGAAGCGCGTGGACCGCCAATAGCCTCTTGGGCAATGATCGTCACGCAACGCTCCTGGAAAACATCGGCGGCCTGCGCCTTGAAGCACTGGTAGACACCGTCCTGGCCGTCACCGGCGCCCACGCCGAGGTCACCATCACCGATGCCAAGGACGTGTCGTCCTCCCGCCCTTTGGCCGCCCCGCTCCACCTCACCGCCGGTTCCACCCTCACGGTGTCCCCGCCGGACGAGGGCATGCGCAGCTACCTCGCCGTCCGGGGCGGGTTCGTTGCCCCGCAGACCCTGGGCTCCTCCTCCACCGACATTCTCTCCGGCCTTGGGCCGGCACCGGTGAGCGAGGGCGAGACGTTGAGTGTGGGTGAGGCGGCGAGATCTGCGGCCGTCGGCAAGCAATGCCCCAACCCTCTTCTCACCGGTGACATTCGCTGTGTCCGCGGGCCACGGGCGGACTGGTTTAGCCGGGAGGAGCAGCGCCGATTCACCACCATGGAATGGTCGGTGACCAGCCAATCCAATCGAGTAGGCGTGCGACTCGATGCCCCCGAACCACTCACCCGCACCCGCGACGGCGAGCTGGCCAGCGAGGGCATGATCTCCGGCTCGATCCAGGTCCCACCCAGCGGGCTGCCCGTCATCTTCCTCGCCGACCATCCCGTCACCGGCGGCTATCCGGTCATCGGCACCGTTGTCGCCGAGGACCTCGACATCGTCGCCCAGCTCTCTCCCGGCGCGACCGTCCGCTTCGTTTTCGTTGACCCCGACACCTTTGCTGAGGACCCCTCATGA
- a CDS encoding acetyl-CoA carboxylase biotin carboxylase subunit, translated as MTQLASVLIANRGEIAVRIARTARDLGIRSIAVYTHADAASMHAAIADEAYAVPSYLDIPALIDVALRTGASCVHPGYGFLSEDADFARAVQDAGLVWVGPSPEAIEALGNKISARALAREVNAPLAPGTEEPISDWQDALAFAEEHGLPIAIKAAFGRSLTVVRDTGDIEHAFASASREAHAAFGRSECYVEKFLPRPRHVEAQVLADALGNIIVLSTRDCSVQRRFHKLIEEAPAPFLSELHNSEIIEGARAICRAADYTGAGTVEFIVAADGTISFLDFNTRIQVEHPVTEAITGIDIVAEQFRIAAGQPLSITEDPISTGHAFEFRINAEDIAHGFVPSPGTITTFEPPTGPGLRIDSGVRSGSPVTGHEDSLLAKLIVTGPTRDIALLRARDALKEFTIRGVRTTLPFHRDMVEHPDFIGSDLAVYTDWVDHNYHPGLSTGVDDIASVHEERVSFAVEVDGRLHQVTIPASSLVPEEN; from the coding sequence ATGACCCAGCTTGCCTCCGTCCTCATTGCCAATCGCGGCGAGATCGCCGTGCGCATCGCCCGCACCGCCCGCGACCTCGGCATCCGCTCCATCGCCGTGTACACCCACGCCGATGCCGCATCCATGCACGCCGCCATCGCCGATGAGGCCTACGCCGTCCCCTCCTACCTCGACATACCCGCGCTTATCGACGTCGCCCTGCGCACCGGTGCCAGCTGCGTCCATCCCGGCTATGGGTTCCTGTCCGAGGACGCGGACTTCGCCCGCGCCGTCCAGGATGCCGGACTGGTGTGGGTGGGCCCCTCACCAGAGGCGATCGAGGCCCTGGGCAACAAGATCTCCGCCCGGGCGCTCGCCCGCGAGGTCAACGCCCCGCTCGCCCCCGGCACCGAGGAACCGATCAGCGACTGGCAGGACGCCCTCGCCTTCGCCGAAGAACACGGCCTGCCCATCGCCATCAAAGCAGCCTTCGGGCGCAGCCTCACCGTCGTCCGTGACACCGGCGACATCGAGCACGCCTTCGCCTCCGCCAGCCGCGAAGCCCACGCCGCATTCGGGCGCAGCGAATGCTACGTGGAGAAGTTCCTCCCCCGCCCCCGCCACGTCGAGGCACAAGTGCTTGCCGACGCCCTCGGCAACATCATCGTCCTCAGCACCCGCGACTGCTCGGTGCAGCGTCGCTTCCACAAACTCATCGAGGAAGCCCCCGCCCCTTTCCTCAGCGAACTGCACAACTCCGAGATCATCGAAGGCGCCCGAGCCATCTGCCGCGCCGCCGACTACACCGGTGCCGGCACCGTAGAATTCATCGTCGCCGCCGACGGCACGATCTCCTTCCTCGACTTCAACACCCGCATCCAGGTAGAACACCCCGTCACGGAGGCCATCACCGGCATCGACATCGTTGCCGAGCAATTCCGCATCGCCGCCGGACAACCCCTCTCCATTACCGAGGACCCCATCTCCACCGGCCACGCCTTCGAATTCCGCATCAACGCCGAAGACATTGCCCACGGCTTCGTCCCCAGCCCCGGCACCATCACCACCTTCGAGCCACCCACCGGCCCCGGCCTGCGCATCGACTCCGGCGTGCGCTCCGGTTCCCCCGTCACCGGGCATGAGGATTCCCTCCTGGCCAAGCTCATCGTCACCGGCCCCACCCGCGACATCGCGTTGCTCCGCGCCCGCGACGCCCTGAAAGAATTCACCATCCGCGGCGTCAGAACCACCCTTCCCTTCCACCGGGACATGGTGGAACACCCCGACTTTATTGGTTCAGACCTGGCCGTCTACACCGACTGGGTCGACCACAACTACCACCCAGGATTGTCCACCGGTGTGGACGATATTGCGTCAGTTCACGAGGAACGCGTGAGCTTCGCCGTCGAAGTCGACGGCCGCCTCCACCAGGTAACCATCCCCGCTAGCTCCCTGGTTCCTGAGGAGAATTAA
- a CDS encoding AMIN-like domain-containing (lipo)protein, giving the protein MYRLPLAALVCVGCVGLASCSTGQPADPSGSSATPTDTLAAATMGTGSAPSADAGITPLGNADTTMKTLRPEAPSQLMVSGVRVGSHEGFDRVVFDLVGDGEPGWFIDYTTTPTQQGSGKPITFDGPIALNVNIDGTTYPFELGKEDPNIGTVSGSGNVTQVISEGTFEGRSQFVVGLNKKQPYSVQVLQDPHRLVIDIQP; this is encoded by the coding sequence ATTTACCGCCTTCCGTTGGCTGCCCTCGTGTGCGTGGGCTGCGTTGGCCTTGCCTCCTGCTCGACGGGTCAGCCCGCTGACCCCTCGGGTTCCTCCGCCACGCCGACGGACACCTTGGCGGCAGCCACCATGGGCACTGGCTCCGCCCCCTCCGCCGACGCCGGAATCACCCCGCTCGGCAACGCTGACACCACCATGAAAACCCTCCGCCCTGAGGCTCCGTCTCAGCTGATGGTCTCCGGGGTCCGCGTGGGCAGCCACGAAGGCTTCGATCGCGTTGTGTTTGACCTCGTCGGTGACGGCGAGCCCGGGTGGTTCATCGACTACACCACCACCCCCACCCAGCAGGGCTCCGGCAAGCCGATCACCTTCGATGGCCCCATCGCCCTCAACGTTAATATTGATGGCACGACGTACCCCTTTGAACTGGGCAAAGAAGACCCGAACATCGGCACGGTCTCAGGTTCTGGCAACGTCACCCAGGTCATCTCCGAGGGCACCTTCGAGGGCCGCTCCCAGTTCGTCGTCGGGCTGAACAAGAAGCAGCCCTACTCCGTCCAGGTTCTGCAGGATCCGCACCGCCTGGTCATTGACATTCAGCCGTAG
- a CDS encoding ATP-binding protein, with product MTSSATVPYAQDRPSAGAYPVYARSQEGRVIAGVAAGLSAHLKVDVFYVRLAFFVGAFLSGVGLFAYAGIWLLSKSSPDVPAPAHRMNVPRWVNFSFVIVAVVGFFFTARVASGIPGQALIPLAIAGLGAFLAWQAYDRGINSGRSYISIILGVGLMIAGIVLILSFLDEQGGGFVPAIMAVLLTLGGVLALGGPLLLRLWNNLAEERALKAASEERAEIASRLHDSVLQTLALIQKRSEDSEEVLRLARGQERELRQWLFEAEEKNSQSIFAAVETACGEVEDLFGIRIAPVTVGTDQAITDESQTVILAAREAMVNAAKHAGVDTLDVYAELLGGELSIFVRDRGAGFDPEDFPEDRHGIRESIYARMERVGGTAAIRSAAGEGTEVSLSLALPVS from the coding sequence ATGACTTCTTCCGCCACGGTTCCTTATGCGCAGGACCGCCCCTCGGCAGGTGCGTACCCGGTGTACGCCCGCTCTCAGGAGGGGCGGGTCATTGCGGGAGTGGCAGCGGGCCTCTCCGCTCACCTCAAGGTGGACGTCTTTTATGTGCGGCTGGCGTTTTTCGTGGGTGCCTTCCTCTCCGGGGTGGGGCTGTTCGCCTACGCCGGTATCTGGCTACTGAGTAAATCCTCTCCCGATGTCCCCGCCCCGGCCCACCGGATGAATGTGCCCCGCTGGGTCAACTTCTCGTTCGTCATCGTCGCCGTCGTGGGGTTCTTCTTCACCGCGAGGGTTGCCTCGGGCATTCCCGGCCAGGCATTGATCCCCCTCGCCATCGCCGGGTTGGGTGCCTTCCTGGCCTGGCAGGCCTATGACCGGGGGATTAATTCGGGGCGCAGTTACATCAGCATCATCCTGGGCGTGGGGTTGATGATCGCGGGCATCGTGCTCATCTTGTCGTTCCTGGATGAGCAGGGTGGGGGCTTTGTCCCGGCGATCATGGCCGTGCTGCTGACTTTGGGTGGCGTCCTCGCCCTGGGTGGGCCCCTCCTGCTGCGGTTGTGGAACAACCTGGCGGAGGAGCGCGCGTTGAAGGCGGCGAGCGAGGAACGGGCGGAGATCGCCTCCCGTTTGCATGATTCGGTGCTGCAGACCTTGGCGCTCATCCAGAAGCGCAGCGAGGATTCGGAAGAGGTCCTGCGCTTGGCACGAGGGCAGGAGCGGGAGCTGCGCCAGTGGCTGTTCGAGGCGGAGGAAAAGAACTCCCAATCCATCTTCGCGGCGGTGGAAACCGCGTGCGGTGAGGTGGAGGATTTGTTCGGTATCCGCATCGCCCCCGTGACGGTGGGCACGGACCAGGCGATCACGGATGAGTCGCAGACGGTGATCCTCGCCGCCCGGGAGGCGATGGTTAATGCGGCGAAACATGCGGGCGTGGATACGCTTGATGTCTACGCTGAGCTGCTCGGCGGCGAGTTGTCCATCTTCGTGCGCGACCGCGGGGCGGGCTTTGATCCGGAGGATTTCCCGGAGGATCGCCACGGTATCCGGGAGTCCATTTATGCCCGCATGGAGCGGGTCGGCGGGACGGCCGCGATCCGTTCCGCGGCCGGGGAGGGGACGGAAGTCTCCCTCAGCCTGGCCCTGCCGGTATCCTGA
- a CDS encoding LuxR C-terminal-related transcriptional regulator, whose protein sequence is MVKVFLVDDHSVFRSGVRAELNGKVDIVGDAGTVGEAIEGIDATVPDVVLLDVHMPDGGGIAVVRGVTADTTFLALSVSDAAEDVISLIRAGARGYVTKNISGTELAEAIKRVHGGDAYFSPRLAGFVLDAFAGGEVVEDPADEPERIDDPVVDALTRRELEVLRLLARGYTYREIGKELFISVKTVETHASNILRKTQQSNRHALTRWAHSRDLD, encoded by the coding sequence ATGGTGAAGGTGTTCCTGGTCGATGACCATTCCGTGTTCCGCTCCGGCGTCCGCGCTGAGCTTAACGGCAAGGTCGACATCGTGGGCGATGCCGGCACAGTAGGGGAGGCCATCGAAGGAATCGATGCGACTGTCCCCGATGTCGTGCTTCTTGATGTCCATATGCCAGACGGCGGCGGCATCGCCGTCGTGCGCGGGGTCACCGCCGACACCACCTTCTTGGCGTTGAGCGTGTCCGACGCCGCCGAGGACGTCATCTCCCTCATCCGCGCCGGGGCGCGCGGGTACGTGACCAAAAACATTTCCGGCACGGAGCTGGCCGAAGCCATCAAGCGGGTCCATGGCGGCGACGCCTACTTCTCGCCTCGCCTCGCCGGATTCGTGCTCGATGCCTTCGCCGGTGGCGAGGTCGTGGAGGACCCCGCGGACGAGCCGGAACGCATCGATGACCCGGTCGTGGACGCGCTCACCCGCCGGGAGCTGGAAGTTCTTCGGCTGCTAGCGCGCGGCTACACCTACCGGGAGATTGGCAAGGAGCTGTTCATCTCCGTCAAAACCGTGGAAACCCACGCCTCGAACATTCTGCGCAAGACGCAGCAATCCAACCGCCACGCCCTGACTCGCTGGGCTCACTCCCGGGACCTTGATTAA
- a CDS encoding GntR family transcriptional regulator: MRPLVATEQLRHSISSGQFPPGQKLNETDLAATLGISRNTLRESFATLTSQGILTYIPNRGVFISSPTLSQMRDIYISRAHLEPAALLWGDHLDAAALDTIVSTAEAALAAGDFHAVADANQLFHRQVVDASGSDISNEFMSRILALMRLAFLGISEHMPDFHAEFVAQNRHVADLVAANDRPRAADTLRSYLLQTRERLASFLTEDPVYGA; this comes from the coding sequence ATGCGACCCCTCGTGGCCACAGAGCAGCTGCGGCACTCCATTTCCTCCGGGCAGTTCCCTCCCGGACAAAAGCTCAACGAAACGGATCTTGCCGCCACCCTGGGGATCTCACGCAACACCCTCCGCGAGAGCTTTGCCACGCTCACCTCCCAAGGCATCCTCACCTACATCCCCAACCGAGGCGTATTCATCAGCTCCCCCACCCTCAGCCAAATGCGCGATATCTACATCAGCCGCGCCCACCTCGAACCCGCCGCCCTCCTGTGGGGCGACCACCTCGACGCAGCCGCCTTAGACACCATCGTTTCCACTGCTGAGGCCGCCCTCGCCGCGGGCGACTTCCACGCCGTCGCCGACGCCAACCAGCTCTTCCACCGCCAAGTCGTCGATGCCTCCGGCTCCGACATCAGCAACGAATTCATGAGCCGCATCTTGGCCCTCATGCGACTCGCCTTCCTCGGAATCTCCGAGCACATGCCCGACTTCCACGCCGAGTTCGTCGCCCAGAACCGACACGTCGCCGACCTTGTAGCTGCCAACGACCGCCCCCGTGCCGCCGACACTCTGCGCTCCTACCTGCTGCAGACCCGCGAACGCCTCGCCTCATTCCTCACAGAGGACCCGGTGTACGGCGCCTAA
- a CDS encoding DNA polymerase Y family protein, which produces MRVAALWFPDWPVQAARIEDEGLPAEILIAAQHRVQVCSVAGVRRGMRVRQAQAVCPGIMVLEADPDRDGRMFESIAAGLDDVASSVEVLRPGLVIVDVGAAGRFHGSEGAAVEKLIDAAARRGIDSFVGVADEIATALIAARIGAIVPVGGSRDFLAGLPVNVLPEEQVVTALQDLGVRTVGELAALPVTAVSTRFGAAGVRCHRISQARPDRRVAPELPAADLSVAVTPEDPIERVDAAAFAARQLAATLHERLRDAGLSCVRLRVIAELSDGTRLERVWRTREALDESATADRVRWQLDGWLTAGGAGAIASLILEPLETAYPDSYAPEEKKNAQRVINRVQSSLGIDAVLQPRLVGGRGVAERIDLVPYGETRDPVPEGSWPGRIPGPLPARLAHPASRVRLIDAEARDIRVTVEALLSSPPHALGWGRHRYWVAAWAGPWPVDTGWWGSDPHKVARLQVVGQADEEDYPRAWLLVWAGGEWRIEAAYG; this is translated from the coding sequence ATGCGGGTTGCCGCCCTGTGGTTTCCGGATTGGCCGGTGCAGGCGGCGCGGATCGAGGATGAGGGCCTGCCAGCGGAGATCCTCATCGCCGCTCAGCACCGTGTGCAGGTGTGCTCGGTGGCTGGGGTGCGCCGGGGCATGCGGGTGCGTCAGGCGCAGGCAGTGTGCCCCGGAATCATGGTCCTTGAGGCGGACCCAGACCGGGATGGGCGCATGTTTGAGTCCATTGCTGCTGGCCTGGATGATGTTGCCTCCTCCGTTGAGGTGCTCCGCCCCGGGCTGGTGATCGTCGATGTGGGTGCGGCGGGGCGTTTCCATGGTTCGGAAGGGGCGGCTGTAGAGAAGCTTATTGATGCCGCGGCGCGCCGCGGCATTGACTCCTTCGTCGGTGTCGCGGACGAGATCGCCACCGCGCTCATCGCCGCGCGCATTGGCGCGATAGTGCCGGTCGGGGGATCGCGGGATTTCCTTGCGGGGCTGCCCGTCAACGTCCTGCCCGAGGAGCAGGTTGTTACCGCGCTGCAGGACCTCGGTGTGCGTACTGTAGGCGAGCTGGCGGCTTTGCCCGTGACGGCGGTATCCACCCGCTTCGGCGCGGCCGGTGTGCGCTGCCACCGGATCTCTCAGGCGCGCCCGGACCGGCGGGTGGCGCCGGAGTTACCGGCGGCGGATCTTTCGGTGGCAGTGACCCCGGAGGATCCCATCGAACGGGTCGACGCGGCTGCCTTCGCCGCGCGCCAGCTCGCCGCCACTCTCCACGAACGGCTCCGGGATGCGGGCTTGAGCTGTGTGCGCCTGCGCGTCATCGCCGAGCTCAGCGATGGCACCCGCCTTGAACGCGTCTGGCGGACCCGCGAGGCGCTCGACGAATCGGCGACTGCGGACCGGGTGCGTTGGCAGCTGGATGGGTGGCTGACGGCGGGCGGGGCGGGGGCGATTGCCTCGCTCATCCTCGAACCTCTGGAGACGGCCTACCCCGATTCCTATGCGCCGGAGGAGAAGAAGAACGCCCAGCGGGTGATTAACCGGGTGCAATCGAGTTTGGGCATTGATGCTGTTCTGCAGCCCCGGCTGGTCGGTGGCCGGGGTGTTGCGGAGCGCATCGACCTGGTCCCTTATGGGGAGACCCGGGACCCGGTGCCGGAGGGTAGCTGGCCGGGCCGTATCCCCGGGCCCCTGCCAGCACGTCTGGCGCACCCGGCGTCCCGGGTCCGGCTTATCGACGCCGAGGCGCGTGACATCCGCGTCACCGTCGAGGCGTTGCTCAGCTCCCCACCCCACGCGCTGGGGTGGGGGCGGCACCGGTATTGGGTGGCCGCCTGGGCGGGACCATGGCCGGTGGATACCGGCTGGTGGGGAAGTGACCCACACAAAGTCGCCCGCCTGCAGGTGGTGGGGCAGGCGGACGAGGAGGATTACCCGCGTGCGTGGTTGCTCGTCTGGGCGGGCGGGGAGTGGCGGATCGAGGCAGCCTACGGCTGA
- a CDS encoding LamB/YcsF family protein: protein MERVMVFIDLNADLGETTAGNPVADDAAMLELVSSANVACGFHAGDPHDISTTLSSAAARGVTIGAHVAYRDIPGFGRRFIDYAPAELSAEILYQIGALDALARAHGTRVSYVKPHGALYNAIVHHDAQAKAVVEGIKAFGGDLPVMLLPGGVAIDHAERAGLRVIREAFADRNYLPDGTLVSRTESHAVLSDPKQVANRVIEIAHTGSLTAVDGSTLRVDAESVCIHGDSPGSVQLARGIVSALSAAEIDIRSFL from the coding sequence ATGGAGCGCGTCATGGTGTTCATCGACCTTAATGCCGACCTGGGAGAAACAACCGCCGGCAACCCCGTCGCCGACGACGCCGCCATGCTGGAGCTCGTCTCCAGCGCCAACGTCGCCTGCGGCTTCCACGCCGGAGACCCCCACGACATCTCCACCACCCTCTCCTCCGCCGCCGCCCGAGGTGTCACCATCGGCGCCCACGTCGCCTACCGCGACATCCCCGGCTTCGGGCGCCGCTTCATCGACTACGCCCCCGCCGAGCTCAGCGCCGAAATCCTCTATCAGATCGGCGCACTCGACGCCCTCGCCCGGGCCCACGGCACCCGCGTCAGCTACGTCAAACCCCACGGCGCCCTCTACAACGCCATCGTCCACCACGATGCGCAGGCCAAGGCCGTCGTGGAGGGCATCAAGGCCTTCGGCGGCGACCTCCCCGTCATGCTACTCCCCGGCGGCGTCGCCATTGACCACGCCGAGCGCGCCGGGCTGCGGGTGATCCGGGAGGCCTTCGCTGACCGCAATTATCTCCCCGACGGCACGTTGGTCTCCCGCACGGAATCCCACGCGGTGCTCAGCGACCCCAAACAGGTAGCCAACCGCGTCATCGAGATCGCCCACACCGGGTCCCTCACCGCAGTTGATGGTTCCACCCTGCGCGTCGACGCGGAATCCGTGTGCATCCACGGTGATTCCCCCGGCTCAGTGCAGCTGGCCCGCGGCATCGTCTCCGCGCTCTCGGCAGCCGAGATCGATATCCGGAGCTTCCTGTGA
- a CDS encoding PspC domain-containing protein, producing the protein MSTSTDTLRQMWDTRPPRIPSSQGGNAKVAGVCEGIGVRYQIDPTLVRIAFVAASLTFGGGLAAYALAWLCMPRYGMHNSPLEAVIRSSDQVPEAEKGEKTTGFVLLAVLLLIPGLIWGSSGVGSSALFAIAVMLLAWWALHNRTPVPPAGLLADPPVETMPVNLSSYEPADGTPYPPGRTTPPAWDPLGTAPFAWDLPEPGPAPQRKKARIWPWVLVGIGSALAISAAVVIGIFGAVFYVNNSADTVGDTTHVPASETELASQYEGHVGRTTVDLRELAPLQEARDLSIEAGIGQLNVYLPTNVPVDLTCDAGLGEMDCTDGVYNKDAEGETLTLTVEGAIGEVLVHTRS; encoded by the coding sequence ATGAGCACCTCAACCGATACCCTCCGCCAGATGTGGGACACCCGCCCACCCCGTATCCCTTCGAGCCAAGGCGGCAACGCCAAGGTGGCCGGCGTCTGTGAGGGCATCGGCGTTCGTTACCAAATCGACCCGACTCTGGTGCGTATCGCTTTCGTCGCCGCCAGCCTGACCTTCGGTGGCGGCCTCGCCGCTTATGCCCTCGCGTGGCTGTGCATGCCCCGTTATGGCATGCACAACTCGCCCCTGGAGGCGGTTATCCGCTCCTCCGACCAGGTTCCGGAGGCGGAGAAGGGGGAAAAGACCACCGGTTTCGTCCTCCTCGCCGTGCTGCTGCTCATCCCCGGTCTCATCTGGGGGTCCAGCGGAGTCGGCTCCTCTGCCCTCTTCGCCATCGCGGTCATGCTCCTCGCCTGGTGGGCCTTGCATAACCGCACCCCGGTTCCCCCGGCTGGTCTGCTCGCGGACCCACCGGTGGAGACCATGCCCGTTAATCTCTCCTCCTATGAGCCCGCCGACGGCACCCCGTATCCTCCCGGGCGCACCACCCCTCCTGCTTGGGATCCGCTCGGGACTGCCCCCTTTGCCTGGGACCTGCCAGAGCCGGGCCCTGCTCCCCAGCGGAAGAAGGCACGCATCTGGCCGTGGGTCCTCGTTGGAATCGGCAGCGCCCTGGCTATCTCCGCGGCGGTCGTGATCGGCATCTTCGGCGCGGTCTTCTACGTCAACAACTCCGCCGATACCGTCGGGGACACCACTCATGTCCCGGCCAGCGAGACGGAGTTGGCCAGCCAGTACGAGGGCCACGTCGGGCGGACCACAGTCGACCTGCGCGAGCTCGCTCCGCTGCAGGAAGCCCGCGACCTCTCCATTGAGGCCGGCATCGGCCAGCTCAATGTCTACCTCCCCACGAACGTCCCGGTGGACCTCACGTGCGACGCCGGACTTGGCGAGATGGACTGCACGGACGGCGTGTACAACAAGGACGCAGAGGGTGAAACCTTGACGCTGACCGTCGAGGGTGCCATCGGCGAGGTGCTGGTGCACACCAGAAGCTAG